The DNA sequence TTGGATTCTTGAGGATATCTGCTTGGGTGTGCCCTCGCGTGTTTGAAGTCGATATCTGCCTGGAGAAATGAGTCGCGAGGTCGGTCCCTTACGTACTCGCTGCCGCTCGGTCTTGGATCTGGGGGCGAGATATCGCCGCCACCAGATCCAAGACGCCTCCTATCGTCGGCCACTTCAGGCACCTCACACCACACATTCCAGCCGCACATTTTACGCAACCCCAAAAAAATAGGCTGCCCTAAGGACAGCCTCAATGCTATTTGAAAGCCATAAAAGGCTCATTATCCAATTCGCTCAAATTGCTTCAAGAAGCGGATATCGTTCTGAGAGTACAGACGAAGATCCGGTACGCGATACAGCAACTGGGCAATTCGCTCCACACCCATTCCGAAAGCATATCCAGAATATACCTCTGGGTCAATACCGCAATTGCGGAGGACATTCGGGTCCACCATTCCACAACCCATGATCTCTACCCAGCCAGTACCCTTGGTGATTCGGTAGTCATCCTCGGTTTCCAGCCCCCAGTAGACATCCATCTCCGCGCTGATCTCGGTAAATGGGAAGTAAGAAGGTCGCAGTTTGATTCGCGCTTGATCGCCAAAAATCTCAGAAGAGAAGTACTGCAAGGTCTGCTTCATATCGGCAAAGCTGATGCCTTTGTCGATTACCAAGCCTTCTACCTGATGGAAGAAGCAGTGAGCCCGAGCCGAAATCGCTTCGTTACGGTATACACGGCCTGGAGAGAGTACCTTGATCGGTGGCTCTGAATCCTCCATCACGCGTACTTGCACGGAAGAAGTGTGCGTACGAAGTAGATAATCGGGATTGCGCTGGACAAAGAAGGTGTCCTGCATATCTCGAGCGGGGTGATTGTCGGGAAAGTTGAGGGCAGAGAAATTGTGCCAATCATCTTCGATCTCGGGACCTTCCGCTACGGTAAATCCAAGGCGTTCAAAGATGCTGACAATCCGGTTCAATACGGTTGTCAGAGGATGACGTGCGCCCTGAACGTGGGCATCACCAGGAAGGGTCAAGTCATGAGGACGATCCGAAGAGACGGATTGTGCCTTCAATGATGCTTGAAATTCATTGAGACGCTCGGTTGCGCGAGTCTTGAGTTGGTTGAGGGTTTGTCCTACCAACTTCTTTTGATCCCCGGGAAGGGCCTTGAACTCGCCAAACAACTGGTTGATCTCCCCTTTCTTGTTGGTGAATTTGCGCTTGAAGGATTCGAGGTCGTCCTCGATGGAAACCTGGAAGGCATTCACCTCCTCGAGCAATTGCTTGATTTTCTCTTGCATAGTGATTCTCACCTGAGCGACAAAGGTACGAGGAAATTGAAAAATGCGGAACCCAAAATGAAAAAGCCCAACGGATTCCGTCGGGCTTTTTGCAAATTTTTAAGAGGATTAGCCTCTTTTCTTCAATTCTTCGAGCATCCAGTTCAATTGGACACGTGCATCCGAGATCATCGCCTTGTAGGAGACAAATTTGATGTCAGCCTTGGCACGTTGGTGAACAAGTCCTTGGCTCAAGGCTCCACCAATCACGAGGACATCGATATCTCTCCCCGGCAAGTACTTGGCTAGATCAGCTTGGTACTCCTTGGACAGGCGGCGGTCAAGCAACTCGACTGGCTCCTCAGGATGTTTGAGATACAGGAGAATGAATCCCTTGTTGAAATCTTGCAGCAATAGCAGATTGGGAAGATCTGTGTCTTGATCGAAATTTCGACTCAAGTACATCTCCACCACTTGAGACAACTCGGGGTTGGTACTGGCCATGGAAAATTGGTTTCCAAGTACCCACAAGTTATTGGACAATGCCTGAAGGATCTGGGAAACTTGAGCCTCCGGATTGAAGACGAGCTTTTCCAATTCATTCAAGACGGTAATCCGATGGGCGGTTTGCTGAGTGATCAGCGCAACATCGATCATTCCAAACTGGGAGAATGCCGTAGCCATTTTGGAGACTTCCCCTTGGCGAGCTTCTTCCAAGTCTTGCATCACGGTCCAGTAGTCATTTTCAGCAAAAGACTCGAACATGATGGAGAGGACAGAGACGATACGGCTTTCGCTCTCGCCATAGAACTTTTTGAGGACCTTGTCCAACACGCGCTTGGCATGTGCCCGGCGAAATTCTGGGAGATTGTCTAGCCAATTTTCAAGACGGCGCTTCAAGCGGGTTTTGGAAAGTGTGACTTCGCGGTCGTACACTTCGCCCAACGCCTGCTCCAGCAGTGGTCTGATTTTATGTTTGAGCTCGAGGTAGAGCTTGCTGTTGTCAATGATGGAACCCCAATCAGCGGTTACGTCCTGCTCCAAGGAGTCGGCAAGTACCTCACCATAGATTCGCTTGAGCAGTTTTGGAGGAACATCTTCGGTTTCGTCGATTCCAAAGTATTGGGGGTTTCCAACGATTTTTCCGCCCACACGGAAGGCAACTCCGCTTTGAGGCAAGGATTTGCGACCATCGGAAATGGTAAATCTCAGGGTTGCGGTTTCGCCTTCATCCAATTGGATCGTATGCTCGAAAGAATCGCCTGGAATGTCTTCGATATCGATCCATTCCTCGTTGACAGCGATTCGGAAATCCGCTCGTCTACCGTATTCCAAGACCAAGATACGCTTGAGCTTGTCGGCATTGGGGAAGGTGAAGTTTTGGTTGATACCACGAAGAACGATCTCGGTTCCGTTGAGATTGGGGTCGCAAGGTTTGGTCGAAATGGGGAGATTTACCTGTACCAGATCGTTGTGTGTTTTGACGAGATCGTCTCGCCAAATCCGGAGGGTAGTTTCGGTGCCTCTGGCTCTTGTGCGAAGCTCCATGAGTGAAGCGACCATCAAGCCTGCGAATTTGCCAATCCCTTTGCGGCCTTTTACGACACGCTTGCGCTTGGGGGTAAGTTCCCCTTTCCGGGAGACCCGGCTGGAAGCAATATTGAGATACTCGTTCCGCACTTCAGCTTCGGTCATGCCGGAGCCGTTGTCGAGGATGACAATCGGATCTGTAGTCAATGGCTTTGGCAAGGTAATCTCCACCTGTCCGGCGTCTGCATCGAATGCATTGTCGATGAGCTCTTTGATAGCCAGTTCAGTAGAACGGTAGTTTTCTCCCAAAAGCGAGGCTAGCTTGGGATCTACCTTGAAATTCGCATTACTCATTCAGGAAAATCGCTTGGTATCCGACCCAACAAAATCGTGCATACCCAAGAGGGTTGAGAGGGTAGGGGATATGCACCTGTGGAATCTAATGTATCTGCAAAAATACAAAGGGGGCGGGAAGTCCTCTCCACGAAAGGCGAGGTATTTTCAACAAAATTTTTGTGGAAAAATAAAAGCGGGGGACCTTGACTGGTCCCCCGCTTTTTACATCATCGTTTTAGAAACTCCTCAATTAATTTTTGATGATGGGCTGTACGTTCTGCAAGTTCACTTTGCCTTCCCCCTCGCAGAGGATGTCAGCTTTGAACTGCAAGTAGATCGTCTGGTTGAAGCGGTGAGAGACAGAGCTGAACTTCAGGGTTGGGATGATGGTCATCATCTGAAGTTCGACATTGCTGTCGTTCACTGCCAATACCTTGGAATTGATCACATTTCCAGAAGGATCAAGCGTTACGGAGAACGCAGCCTGAGCCAATCCACAGAATCCCGCTTCTTTGAGACGCTGACCGATCACTTCCTTCATTTTGCTGTCTCCACCTACGTAGTTACGAGGTCCGAATTTCGGGCCGGGTACGTTGGCGTGTGCAGGCGTCTGAGGCTGTGAAGGAGCAGAGATTTGCTCGCTCGTTGCTGGAGCACCAGTGTTAGATTGCTGCTGTCCAGTACTTGGCACTTGCTGATCAGGCTCTTGCTGTGGCTGCTGCTGAGATGCACGCAATGCCTCAGCTTGCTGGCGTAGATTCTCGTCGATGTATTCCTCTTGATTGGCATTTGGATCTACGATGTCCAAATCTGCCCAAGACTGATCGCTTCCGGCGTTGGTCAAGTTTGGATTGACGCGGGTCGGAGTTGAAGTAGCTGGAGTAGAAGAAGAAGGCGTAGTTCCTGTGGAACCGCTGCTGATCACGGTCGCTCCACCAGTAGTAGGGGTAGTTCCGTTGACTCTGTCTTCCAACTGCTGGATCTTCACCATCAACGCTTGGATCAACAATGCTTGCTGATCGCTATCTGCTTCAGCTGTCACGCCTTGCATCAAGCTAGTCAACTCATCAGCGCTGGAAGCAGTCAGGCTTCCGGAGTTCATCAGTTCGATTTGACGCTGGCGGAGTTGTGATTCCATATTCTGCTCACGCAATGCGCGATCAAGGATGATCTGTTGCTCGCGAGCTTGCTGATCTGCTTGCAGGCGGTCGACTTCCTGCTTCTTGTATTCCAAGTCAGCGATGCGTTGCTCAGCTTCTTGCTGCAGACGGATGATCTCGTCCATCATGCGTTGGTAAGCATCTTGTTCGCGCAACTGCTCTTCTTCGACTCTGCGGCGATCGTCTTCCATTCGACGAAGCTCTTGATCTTCGCGGTGTTGAGCGATACGCTCTTCCTGCATGATCTTGCGTTCCTCGAGGGAGAAGAGTTGTTGGTTGGCACGTTCAGCTTCCATTTGAGTTTGACGGATTTGGTCCATCAACGCACGCTGATTTTCCTCCATTTGGCGGAGATCGTTTTCGATGCTCGACAATTCTGAATTCAGACGATCTTCTTCGCTTTGTTCCTCTGGAACAACTTGCTGATCGCCACGGTCAGAGTAGCCCTGGTCGTCATTGGAGGAGCTTTCATCGAAGAAGAGACCACCACCAGAACCATCGTCGTCGTTGGAAGCGTAAGACTCTTCTTGCTGTTGGCGCATTTCTTCAGCTTCACGCTCGCGACGCTCTCTCTCGCGCTGCTCACGCTGTTGAGCGAGAATTTGCTCACGCTCATACTCCTTTTGCTGGCGCATCTCAGCCATTTGAGCTCTCAATGCCTCGAGTTCAGCTTGCTTTTTTGCTCGTTCCTCATCGGCTTCCGCTTGCGCGCGCGCTTTGGCAGCTGCGATTTCGGCATCGGACATTTGAGGGACAGCCGGAGTTGCAGGAGCTTGCTGGGTAGTTTCTGGTACTTGCTGCTCTTGGACAGGGGTAGATTCTACGACTGTTTCTTGGGCAGCAGGTTGTTGAGTTTCTTCAGCAGGAGTTTCCGCGGGGGTCTCTGCAGGAGTTTCAGTCGCAGGGGTAGTGTTTTCGGCTACCACTTCTTTTTGCGGCTGAGTAGTTTCTTGAGCTTCGGGTTGAGAGGTTACTACAGCAGCTTCTTCGCTGGGGGTTTCTGTAGCAGGTTGCTCCGTAGCGGGAGGCGTGGAGTTTTCGGCCAAGGCAGGAGCCTGACCTACACGGTTTCCTTCAGTATCCAACAATTCATTGTTGAAGATTTCGATAGGAACGTATTCGTTGTCGCGACCTTCTTCGCAGTCCACATTGGGCTTGATTTCGAAGTATACGGTCTTGGCGCCTTTGAAAGAGGCTGCATCCCAACGGACATTTTTGACGATGTCAGCAGCAGAAAGCTTGAAACAGTCATTCTTCCCGGTAAGCGGATTCACCTTCAATACATTGCCAGAGGGGTCGATTTTGACCTCCAGATAAATGCGGTCATTTCCGCAGCATCTGGTTTTTTCCTCCAACTCAGCATAGATATATCCCTTGACAGTGTTTTTGTTGTTGTCAAAGATGAAGGTCTTCGTGTCTGCCAGGAGCTCTGTTACATCAATTCCACCCTGCGCCCAAGACGGAACACATTGGCCGAATATGAGTGCTAAGAGCAGTAATCGGAGTT is a window from the Pontibacter sp. G13 genome containing:
- the pheS gene encoding phenylalanine--tRNA ligase subunit alpha; the protein is MQEKIKQLLEEVNAFQVSIEDDLESFKRKFTNKKGEINQLFGEFKALPGDQKKLVGQTLNQLKTRATERLNEFQASLKAQSVSSDRPHDLTLPGDAHVQGARHPLTTVLNRIVSIFERLGFTVAEGPEIEDDWHNFSALNFPDNHPARDMQDTFFVQRNPDYLLRTHTSSVQVRVMEDSEPPIKVLSPGRVYRNEAISARAHCFFHQVEGLVIDKGISFADMKQTLQYFSSEIFGDQARIKLRPSYFPFTEISAEMDVYWGLETEDDYRITKGTGWVEIMGCGMVDPNVLRNCGIDPEVYSGYAFGMGVERIAQLLYRVPDLRLYSQNDIRFLKQFERIG
- a CDS encoding ATP-binding protein, giving the protein MSNANFKVDPKLASLLGENYRSTELAIKELIDNAFDADAGQVEITLPKPLTTDPIVILDNGSGMTEAEVRNEYLNIASSRVSRKGELTPKRKRVVKGRKGIGKFAGLMVASLMELRTRARGTETTLRIWRDDLVKTHNDLVQVNLPISTKPCDPNLNGTEIVLRGINQNFTFPNADKLKRILVLEYGRRADFRIAVNEEWIDIEDIPGDSFEHTIQLDEGETATLRFTISDGRKSLPQSGVAFRVGGKIVGNPQYFGIDETEDVPPKLLKRIYGEVLADSLEQDVTADWGSIIDNSKLYLELKHKIRPLLEQALGEVYDREVTLSKTRLKRRLENWLDNLPEFRRAHAKRVLDKVLKKFYGESESRIVSVLSIMFESFAENDYWTVMQDLEEARQGEVSKMATAFSQFGMIDVALITQQTAHRITVLNELEKLVFNPEAQVSQILQALSNNLWVLGNQFSMASTNPELSQVVEMYLSRNFDQDTDLPNLLLLQDFNKGFILLYLKHPEEPVELLDRRLSKEYQADLAKYLPGRDIDVLVIGGALSQGLVHQRAKADIKFVSYKAMISDARVQLNWMLEELKKRG